The Alphaproteobacteria bacterium LSUCC0719 genome includes the window ATCGGCCATCCGGCAAGGCCAAAAAGCTCGCGTGTCATACCGCGAAGCGTTGCCAGCCCGCCTGATACCAGCAACAGCAGCAACGCGCCGTAATCAATAAGGGTGAGGGCGGACAGATCGAAACTCATCAGATTCGCGCTCCAGAATGGCTGGTCACTGTCATGCTACACCGCCCATGATTTCAATCAACTCTGCAAGTGTGGCCGGCTGCGCCAGCGACAATCCCTGCGGCGTGGCAAGTTTCTTGCGCGGACGCGGCATCACCGCCATGTCAAAGCCAAGCTTGGCGGCTTCCTTGAGGCGGGCGTCGGCCTGCGCCACCTGACGCAGTTCGGCTGACAGGGCCACTTCACCGAAAAATACGCTTCTGGGCGGTGCCGGCCTGCCGCTGACAGACGACAACAGGGCTGCCGCCACGGCCAGATCAGCTGCGGTTTCGGACACTTTGAACCCGCCTGCCACGTTCAGGAAAATATCACGTCCTGACAAGGGGACCCCGCAACGTGCCTCGAGTACGGCCGTCAGCATGGCAAGGCGGCTGCTGTCCCAGCCGACAACATTGCGGCGCGGCGATGCAAGGGTGGATGGCGCGACAAGCGCCTCGATCTCGACCAGCACAGGACGACTTCCCTCGATGCCGGCAAAGACGACCGCACCCGTAACCTCGTCCCGGCGATCGGCAAGGAACAGTTCCGACGGGTTCTGCACTTCGGCAAGACCGGCCTCGACCATCTCGAAGACACCGATCTCGTCAGTGGCGCCGAACCTGTTCTTCACACCGCGGAGAATACGGAAATGATGCGACCTGTCGCCTTCGAAATGAAGAACCGTGTCGACCATATGTTCCAGAACCCGTGGGCCGGCGATTGCGCCATCCTTGGTGACATGGCCAACCACCAGAAGCGCCACGTCATGGATTTTCGCGGCGCGGATCAATTCCTGCGCGGTGGCCCGGACCTGGCTGACCGTGCCGGGCGCTGAATCCAGCGTCGGCAGGTACATTGTCTGGATTGAATCAATGACGATGATATCCGGCCCGTCCCTGCCACCGATGGAGGCGGCGATGTCGGCGGCATTTGTCGTTGTCGCAAGATCTACATCGGCATTGCCCAGCCCAAGGCGGCGGGCCCGCATTCGCACCTGTTCGGCTGATTCCTCGCCTGACACATAGGCTGTCTTGAACCCGGCCCCGGCGAGGCGACAGACCAGCTGCAGCAACAGCGTCGACTTGCCGATCCCCGGGTCGCCGCCAATCAGTGTTGCCGACCCTTTGACCAGCCCGCCACCGGCAACACGATCAAATTCGGCCATGCCGGTTTGCATGCGCGGGGGTGGTTTGACGTCAGCCGATACGGCAAGGGGCTGCATGTCCACCCGGCGTCCGGTGGCTTTCTTGCCTGGGCCGGAAGGTGCCTCAACGCGTTCCTCTACAAGCGTGTTCCAGGCGCCACAATGGTCGCAGCGGCCGGACCATTTGCGATGAGCCCCGCCACATTGCTGGCATACATAGCTGACTGCCCCCTTTGCCATCAGCCGCGTCGTGCCTCGGCCTGCGCGGCAAGGGTCAGTGGTCCGTCGGCAAGACCATGCACAAATTGATGCACCTCCTCGACGCCACTATTGTCCATCTCGCTTGCCGGTCCACACCAGATGATCACCCCATTATGCACCATCGCCACCTTGTCGGCGATCCGCCTTACCGAGGCCATGTCATGGCTGATGGTCATCGCTGTCGCGCCAAGCCTGTTAACGGAATCGATGATCAGCCTGTCGATGACGCCGCCGGTGATCGGGTCAAGCCCGGATGTCGGTTCGTCGAACAGCAGGAATTCAGGCTTGTCGGCGATGGCGCGGGCCAGGGCAACGCGTTTCTGCATGCCGCCCGAAAGCTCGGCCGGAAACTGGTCGATGACATGCGTC containing:
- the radA gene encoding DNA repair protein RadA translates to MAKGAVSYVCQQCGGAHRKWSGRCDHCGAWNTLVEERVEAPSGPGKKATGRRVDMQPLAVSADVKPPPRMQTGMAEFDRVAGGGLVKGSATLIGGDPGIGKSTLLLQLVCRLAGAGFKTAYVSGEESAEQVRMRARRLGLGNADVDLATTTNAADIAASIGGRDGPDIIVIDSIQTMYLPTLDSAPGTVSQVRATAQELIRAAKIHDVALLVVGHVTKDGAIAGPRVLEHMVDTVLHFEGDRSHHFRILRGVKNRFGATDEIGVFEMVEAGLAEVQNPSELFLADRRDEVTGAVVFAGIEGSRPVLVEIEALVAPSTLASPRRNVVGWDSSRLAMLTAVLEARCGVPLSGRDIFLNVAGGFKVSETAADLAVAAALLSSVSGRPAPPRSVFFGEVALSAELRQVAQADARLKEAAKLGFDMAVMPRPRKKLATPQGLSLAQPATLAELIEIMGGVA